One region of Oryza glaberrima chromosome 7, OglaRS2, whole genome shotgun sequence genomic DNA includes:
- the LOC127780466 gene encoding RNA pseudouridine synthase 6, chloroplastic codes for MPKAAASLASLLPQLWHRPVQPPPFLHRALSSSSPLLRRHRAALHSPAAPLSAAAVSTSAATVEAPATAAYPVYGRLLPCPLQDDPPRIEHLVAREDEVAVDFISRSLTLPPLCVADLIKFGAVYYALVAPQPPPHAAPEHVRIFREVTEPSVLCRRKSIKGKTVREAQKTFRVTDPNQRLEAGTYLRVHVHPKRFPRCYEIDWKSRVIAVTDNYVVLDKPAATSVGGATDNIEESCVVFTSRALGLETPLMTTHQIDNCSEGCVVLSKTKEFCSVFHGMIREKQVNKRYLALTTAPVSTGIITHYMRPINRAPRLVSEDHIKGWHVCQMEILDCKKVPWPSSLIRKVHKVDNCGWPQQEAAYECKINLLTGKTHQIRAQLAAIGTPIVGDSAYMTAAMAAIVNPSINPFGRWGQNYDSEDEKAAAVEAWISCHGKEPKSVIGLQASEISWDYEGEHHSYKAGVPWWRQDAVESDLI; via the exons atgccgaaggcggcggcctcCCTCGCGTCCCTCCTCCCGCAGCTATGGCACCGCCCCGTCCAgccccctcccttcctccaccgcgccctctcctcctcctctcccctcctccgacgccaccgcgccgccctccactcgccggcggcgcccctctccgccgcggcggtgtcCACCTCCGCCGCAACCGTCGAAGCCCCAGCGACCGCAGC GTATCCAGTTTATGGCAGGCTCTTGCCTTGCCCTCTGCAAGATGACCCTCCAAGGATCGAGCACCTCGTCGCGCGGGAAGACGAGGTCGCCGTCGATTTCATCTCCAGGTCACTCACCCTCCCTCCACT GTGCGTTGCAGATCTCATCAAGTTTGGGGCTGTTTACTATGCGCTTgtcgcgccgcagccgcctcctcatGCGGCTCCGGAGCATGTTAGGATTTTTAGAGAGGTGACCGAGCCTTCGGTCCTGTGCCGTAGGAAATCCATTAAAGGGAAGACGGTGAGGGAGGCGCAGAAGACATTTAGGGTGACAGACCCCAACCAGCGCCTCGAGGCCGGCACGTATCTGCGGGTTCATGTGCATCCCAAACGTTTTCCTAG GTGTTATGAAATTGACTGGAAATCCAGGGTAATAGCAGTAACTGATAACTATGTCGTACTTGACAAACCAGCTGCAACATCA GTGGGAGGAGCAACTGATAACATTGAGGAATCCTGTGTGGTTTTTACTTCACGCGCACTAGGATTAGAAACACCTTTAATGACAACTCATCAAATTGATAACTGTTCTGAAGGCTG TGTGGTATTATCTAAAACTAAGGAGTTTTGCTCAGTTTTCCATGGAATGATAAGG GAAAAACAGGTCAATAAACGTTACCTTGCACTTACTACAGCACCTGTGTCTACAGGAATAATCACACATTACATGCGTCCTATTAATCGTGCTCCTAGATTAGTTTCAGAAG ATCATATTAAAGGATGGCATGTTTGTCAAATGGAGATATTGGACTGTAAGAAGGTCCCATGGCCAAGCTCTCTGATCAGAAAAGTCCATAAAGTAGACAACTGTGGTTGGCCCCAACAGGAGGCTGCCTATGAATGTAAAATCAATCTCTTGACAGGAAAAACTCATCAG ATACGAGCACAACTTGCTGCTATAGGCACTCCAATTGTAGGGGATTCTGCCTATATGACGGCAGCAATGGCAGCAATAGTTAATCCAAGCATAAATCCATTTGGTCGATGGGGACAGAACTATGATAGTGAAGATGAAAAGGCAGCTGCTGTTGAAGCTTGGATTTCTTGTCATGGCAAAGAACCAAAATCAGTAATTGGCCTACAAGCATCTGAGATCTCATGGGATTATGAAGGTGAACACCATTCTTATAAGGCAGGAGTTCCATGGTGGCGGCAAGATGCAGTTGAATCTGACTTGATCTGA